The proteins below are encoded in one region of Lactuca sativa cultivar Salinas chromosome 3, Lsat_Salinas_v11, whole genome shotgun sequence:
- the LOC111896249 gene encoding LOW QUALITY PROTEIN: protein argonaute 4A (The sequence of the model RefSeq protein was modified relative to this genomic sequence to represent the inferred CDS: inserted 1 base in 1 codon; substituted 1 base at 1 genomic stop codon), with the protein MNGMIEVVKQILRATPPFWVFSGNTTATAAAFPTIHHRSILISDLEFAYDGEKSLFTIGALPRNKLEFTIVLENATSNRNNNGNASPGSPDNDKKRIRRSYQXKTFKVELSFAVKIPMQAIAQALRXQESENSMEALRVLDIILRQHATKQGCLLVRQSFFHNDVKNFADVGGGVLRCRGFHSSFRTSQGGLSLNIDVSTTMIIQPGPVVDFLIANQNVKDPYSVDWAKAKRTLKNLRVKTSPTNTEYKITGLSEKP; encoded by the exons ATGAATGGAATGATTGAAGTAGTCAAACAGATATTGCGT gCAACACCGCCATTTTGGGTTTTTTCCGGCAACACCACCGCCACAGCAGCAGCTTTTCCGACGATACACCACCGTAGTATTTTGATTTCAG ATCTGGAATTTGCATATGATGGTGAAAAAAGTTTGTTTACTATTGGAGCTCTTCCAAGGAACAAGCTTGAATTCACTATTGTTCTTGAAAACGCCACTTCTAATCG CAATAACAATGGAAATGCAAGCCCTGGAAGCCCTGACAATGACAAGAAGAGAATCAGGCGTTCATATC TCAAGACTTTCAAAGTGGAGCTGAGTTTTGCTGTCAAAATCCCAATGCAGGCAATCGCACAGGCTCTCAGATGACAGGAATCTGAAAACTCCATGGAAGCCTTGAGGGTGCTTGATATCATCTTAAGACAACATGCAACTAAACA GGGGTGTCTGCTTGTTCGACAATCTTTTTTCCacaacgatgtgaagaattttgcTGATGTTGGAGGTGGTGTTCTCAGATGCAGAGGATTCCATTCCAGTTTCCGCACATCCCAGGGTGGTCTATCCCTCAACATCG ATGTGTCTACTACCATGATCATCCAGCCTGGGCCAGTGGTTGATTTTCTAATTGCTAACCAAAACGTGAAAGATCCCTATTCTGTTGACTGGGCAAAG GCAAAGCGTACACTGAAGAATCTGAGGGTGAAAACCAGCCCTACCAATACTGAGTACAAGATAACTGGTTTGAGTGAGAAGCCCTGA